One Halanaerobium hydrogeniformans genomic window, GGCAATTAAATCTGCTGATGAGTGTCCTGCTGGCAGACTAACCGTAATTGATAAAGATGGTGAGTTTTTAGAAAAAGATTATCAACCCCAGATAGAGATCTTACAGGATGGTGAATATGGTTTTGGAGCTGGTATTTATGTAAAAGGAAAGATTTTAGTTGAATCTGCAGATGGAAGCCATTATCAGAGACGCAACAGACTTACCCTTTGCCGCTGTGGTAAGTCCAGAAACAAGCCCTTTTGTGATGGCTGTCATTTAAAATTCAAGTTCAAGGAATAGCAAAAAGAAAAGCTCCCCGTCAGAGATCAAATTCATCTCTTTAACCGGGAGCTTTGAAAATTAGGGGAGAATTTAATTAAAAATTATTATTTACCGAATCTTTGTCTATTTGTTTGTTCACCACGTTGATTAAAACGTCCATTTTCTCCTGCTTCTTGTTTAAGCATTCTTGTTTCCTGTCTCTGTTCTCTGATCTGCAGTTCTTCGTCAGTACATTCTTCTCCATTTTCTCTGTATTGAGCTGTCTCTGTCTGGATGTTCATTCTCTGCTGCATATTCCTGCCCTGATCGGCAGCAAAAATCAAGCTAGTAGAAGTAGCTATAAGGGCCAGAACTATGAGCATCACAAGTACCATCTTTTTCATTTTTCATTCCTCCTTTTGCTGTTCTAAATCAAGTTTAACAATTAAATATGAAGATATTATGAATTTAAAATTATTTTTGTAAAGTAATTTATTTAAATTTTCAAAAAAATAGAATAAAATTAAATGAAGAAGTCAATAAGGAGGTAATATAATGAAAGCAGATAAAATTTCAGCAGTTAAAAAAGCTGAAGGTGCAGGTGCAGAGGTAAATAGACTTTTCCCCAATAGAAGCCGCAGTGATTTTCATGACCCATTTGTTTTGCTTGACGAGTTTTTTGTTGAGCCCCCAAATGAATTTGCTCCCCATGAACACAGGGGATTTGAAGCAATAACCTATATGCTAGAAGGTCATTTTATCCATGAAGATAATTTAGGTAATAAAGCTGAGGTGGGTCCGGGTGGGATTCAGGCTTTTAATGCCGGGAAAAGCATTACCCATTCAGAAAAACCCGGGCCAGAAGGTTTAAGCAGGGGCATACAACTCTGGATCAATCTTCCTCAAAATATGAAAAATTCAGAACCAGGCTATCAAACAATCAAGGCTGATCAGATCGAAGAAGAATCAACATCTGATCTTTTGATCAGGAAGATAGCAGGTCAGGATTCTAAATTAGAACTACAGACAGAAATAGAATACCTTGATATTAAGGTAAAAAATGATACTAAGTTCCATGATAAACTAAAAACAGATCAGGTAGGCGTGGTTTACCTGATTAATGGTAAAATAGAAGGTGAGTATGACCTTGCTGCCAGAGAAGGACTGCTGATCGAAGCTGGAGAAGAGATTTCTCTTGACTTTAAAGAGGGCAGTAGATTGATATTCTTAAAAGGGAAACCTCATCATCAGGCGATAAAATTAAGAGGTTCATTTGTGGAGTAGGTTAATCAAAATAAAGTTGTGAAAAAGGCAGATATTTAAATATATAGGCAGGAAAATTTAATTTTAGCGTGAACTATAATTATATATAATCCCTTCATTTTGAGTTAATATTTTCTAATTGTTTGTTTAATTAATAATGGCTCTGGTGAAGGGATACTTTTGTTTAATTTAGCTTATTTAATTTACATTATTATTAATAACTGATATTATTATGGGTGATATATTAATATATCAACCATAAGGTAAAGAAATTTACCTTATTAAAAATAATTTAAAACAGAAGAAGGAGTTTAATTAATGGATCAAAACATTGTTATAATTGCAGCCAAAAAAAATATAGAGGAAAAAATAGAGTCTCTAGTTTTACAGATGGATAATATTATTGAAGCTAGTTTTTCTTCAGCCGAGCAAGCAGCTGCTTATATTTTAGCCAATCCAGGTAAAGTAGATTTAATAATTTTAAGCAGTTTTTATGAAGATGGAATTTTTTCTTATCAAATCGCAGAAAAGATTAAATCTAAGTATGAGCTGCCGATTATTTTTCTAAATGATGGTGCTCAGAGCTTTAATTCTAAGGCGAAACTTAAAAATGGAGATCTTGTTCTCAGCCTGCCTGAAAATAAAACCGAGCTTGAGATTTTTAAATATAATATAAAAAAGTTTATAAATAATTTTAAAATAAAACAGCAGTGTCAGTTAAAGCAATATTCTCTGGATTCACTCTCAGCTCATATTGCTGTACTTGATCAAAAAGGTGTAATTAAATATACCAATAAGGCCTGGGATGATTTCGGAAGAGAAAATGGTTTAGAGCCGGCCCAGAGCGGGGTCGGGATCAATTATCTTGAGCTGCTGGAAAAGGCTGCTGAAGCTGAAAACAGCTCTGATATTCTAGCAGGATTAAAAAGTGTAATCAATCAAGAAAAAGATCTATTTACCTTTGAATATCCCTGTCATTCCCTGTTTGAAGAAAGATGGTTTAAATTAAGGGCCACTCCTTTTAAAGGTAAGGGAGCCTTTGCAGCAGTTGTTGCTCATGAAAATATCACTCAACGCAAACTGGCGGAAAAAGAACTGGAAGTTTTAAATAAAGAGTATGAAAATATTTTTGAGAATGTTCAAAACAGTATTTTTCTTTTAAATGTAGAAACTGGTGAAAAAATTACTTATCAGCGTTTAAATTCTTTAGAAGAAAATTTAACCGGGATTAAAACCGGTGCTATTAAGGGTAAAACCCCTGTTGAAGCCTTTGGAGAAGATCTGGGCAGTAAAATCGAAAAAAGGTATAGAAAATGTCTGAGAAAAAAAGAAAGCATAGAATATGAAGAAAAGATCGAACTTCCGGGAGGATTAAGGTACTGGCTGACCAAGTTAAATCCAATAATCATAGATGGAAAAGTAGAAAAAATTGTGGGAACTTCACTTGATATAACGGAATCGAAGCAAAAAGAGGCTAAACTTGAGGCCATTTTTAAGGCCAGTCAAAATATATCCTTTATAATCACAGAGGCAACAGATGATAAAAGGGATTCTGTGATCAGAGAGTTCAGTCCAGGTGCAGAAAATATTTTTGGTTACAGTAGAGAGGAAATGATTGATTCTTCTGTTTCTAAGCTGCACAGTAGGGAAGAAACTCGTCAGTTTCCCAATATGCATGCCCTTATCGAAGACGGAAAAAGCTGGAGTGATGAGGTAGTATTAGTTCGCAAAAATGGTGAAAGATTCCCGGCTTTGTTTACTGTTTTTCCTCTGGGTGATTATGCAGATAAAAAGCTTTTAACCTTGGGAGTAACTGTCGATATTTCTGAGCGTAAAGAGGTTGAAGAAAAGCTTAAAAAAAGCAAAAAGTTGTATCAGGGTTTAATCGAATCACAAAATGATTTAATCGTTCGGGTTGATAGTGAAAACAGATTTAACTATGTTAATGATGCCTACTGTGAATTATTCGGCAAAAACAGGAAGGAACTTATCGGTAGTAAATTTACTCCCTTAGTTCACGAAGATGATTTAGAAAGCACCTTAGAAGCGATGAAAGATCTCAACAAACCTCCTTATAGGGCTTATATGGAACAACGGGCGATGACAGTTGACGGTTGGCGCTGGATTTCCTGGGAGGATAATGCGATTTTAAATGAAATGGGAGAGATCACAGAAATACAGGGTGTAGGAAGAGATATCACCGAACTTAAAGAAACAGAAAAGGCACTTAAAGAAAGCCAGAGAAAACTAGAACAGTTAATAGCCCAGACCACAGCTGTTATTTACTCCTATCAGATAGTTGATGGTGAACTTGAAATAACCTATCTCAATGAAAATGTAGAGAACATTCTGGGTTTTAAACCTGAAGATTTTATCGGTGAAGAAGAATTTCATTTGAGCTGTGTTCATCCTGAAGATAGAGAAATATTAAAAGAAAAAATCGAAAAAACCACGATCAAAGATATTTCAATTGATGAATACCGCTTTAAGGATAAACAAGGTAATTACTACTGGTTATATGATCAGCAGAAAGTTATAAGCAGAAAAGGTGGAGTGATCAAGGTTATCGGTTCCTGGCTTGATTATACAGCTGAACACGAAAAACACAAAGAAAAAATAGATAAACTGCTTTATAAAGATGTTTTAACTGGGCTCAATAATAGAAAATATTTTGAAGAAAATGAGATTATTAAAGTAATAGATCAGAAAAATAATTTACCCTTGAGTGTTATTAAAGCGGATATTAATGGACTAAAGCTGATTAATGACAGTTATGGTGATGAGCTTGGTGATCAATATTTGATCAAAGCAACTCAAATTTTGGAAGAATCGGTTCCTGAGCAGGCTGTTATGGCCCGCTGGGGTGGAGATGAATTTTTAATTCTGCTTCCCAAAACAGATAAAGTTGAAGTGCAAGCAATAATGAATGAAATCAGAACTAAAATGGACCGTTCTTTCATCAAAGATATCCCCATTTCGATGGGGCTAGGTACCGCAACTAAGTTTGATATTGGTCAGGAGATGGAGACAGTTTTAACCGAAGCCGATGATCTGATGTATCAAAATAAATTGCTGGAAAAAAGAAGCGCAAAAAGCAAGATCGTGGAAAGTATAATTAATGCCCTTGCAGCTAAAAGTGATGAGACCAAAGACCATGCTGTTCGAATGAGTAAAAATGCGCGTGAGCTTGGCAGGAGACTTGGGCTTGATAATTCAGAATTGGATAAACTTTCTCTGCTGGCAAAACTGCATGATATAGGTAAGACCACTATTTCTGAGGAGATCTTAACAAAGCCGGGTAAACTGAATCAAAAAGAATGGGAAATAATGAAAACCCATCCCAAAATGGGCTTTAAGATCGCCAGTGCTTCTAGTGAATTTGCTGTAGTAGCTGAAGAGATATTATCACATCATGAGCGCTGGGATGGCAGTGGTTATCCCAGGGGTTTAAAAGGGGAAGAGATTCCTTATCTGGCAAGGATCATCTCAATAATCGATGCCTATGATGTTATGACAAATGAGCGGCCTTATACTAAGGCCATAAATGAAATAGATGCATTGGCTGAAGTAAAACGCTGTGCAGGCAGCCAATTTGATCCACAGATTGCTGAAGAATTTATTGCTATGCTTTCAGGTGAGTGAAGAAAAAATTAATAATAATTCAAGAGGGGTATTGTTGTAGCTGATAAGTATTTTAATGGAATTGGCGGCAGTGATACCCCTCTGTCGATTCAATAATTCAGGGAAGAAATGAAAGAATAATCGACTTTTTTAAATTTCCAGTTTTAAATCAGTCCAGGTTGATCAAAACACAGCTTTCAACAATAGTTATCTTATTATTTTTAGCAAAGTCTCTTATTTGAGAGCTCCTTGTTCCCGGCTGCAGCCAGACATAATTAATACCTTCAGTTTTGATGTTTTCCATTACTTTAATTCCAATTCTAGGATTAACAACCATATCCACAACATCTATTTCTACAGGGACTGAAGCCAGGTCAGGGTAACATTGATCTCCATCAATAGTTTCGAGATTTGGATTGACAGGATAAACATTGTAATTGTGATTTTTAAGTTTTTTATATATTTTATAGCCAAATTTATTTTTCTTGTCTGTAGCACCCACCACAGCCCAGTTCTTCATTTCTAAAGTCTTTTCTCTATCATTCATTTGCTTTCCCCCCTTAGTAAAAAATTAAATTTCTTGATCTTAAGCTAATTATACTTAATTAAAGATATTATTTCAATCTCTAGCATTTTTAGTGAGAATATTTCATCAATTAAAAGGATAAATCTTTTTGCTGGAGAATTATTAAATAGAGAGCTTTTTAAATAGCTGTCTGGATCTTTGAATTCTGTTCTCGGCAAGAAAAATTAAAAGGGGCGATTTGCCATGGATATTAGTCCTCTCAGCAAAAAAAATATTAGACAGCTTAATAGAGGGAGCCTTTTTATTTGATAAAGCAAAAAACATAATTTATTTAAACAAAAATGCGGTAAGAATTACCGGCTATAATCTGGCGGAACTGCAGAAACTAGAGGATTTTTATGAACTCATAAAAGATCCAGCTGTTAAAGAAGATATTTGCTGCCATCTGGGCCAGGAAGATTATTATGGGATAGTTTCCATCAGAGATAAATTTGCCTCTGAAAAATTTGTAGAGATCAAGTTTTGTTTTTTAGAAAACAGACTTTATTTGATCACCATGGTTGATATCACCTTTAGAATAAAAAAAGAGGCTGAACTAAAAAATATAGAAAACAAGTTCAGGCTTGCCGTAAAGGGAGCAAAAATAGGGGTATGGGAGTGGGAAGAGCAAAAGGGTTATTCACTTTTAAATCCTGAAGATATGAATTTTTTCCATTTTCGCGCTGGTTTTCAGAAATTGGATGAAAAGCTGCTTTTGAAAAATATCTATTTTGATGATAGAAAAAGGGTTGCAGCAGAAATCGATAAAATAGTTAATCAAAACAAAGATTATTTAGAAGTTGAATACCGGGTTAAGAGTAAAAATGGCGATTGGAAGTGGATCAGAAATCTGGCCCGGGTCTATGAAAGAGGAGAAGATAACAAAGCCCTTAAAATCATTGGGATTTATTTAGATATTGATGAACAAAAAAAGATCGAACGCAAGATTACCGAACTATCTTTAAAAGATGAACTAACAGGGCTCTACAACAGAAGGTTTTTTAATGAAGAGATCGCGAGGTTGAAAAACTCACGAGATTATCCTATTACAATTTTAGTTGGTGATATTGATGATCTTAAACAGATCAATGACAGCTGTGGTCACAATGCAGGTGATGATTATATTAAACTGACAGCTAAAATATTAAAAAATAATCTCAGGGCAGCTGACATAGTTGCCAGGATAGGTGGGGACGAATTTGCTGTAATCCTCCCCAAAACAAACTGGGCTATTGCTGAAGAAATCTGTGAGCGGATCAAAAATGAATATAAGCAGATTAACCACTGTAGTGATTCAGAAAAAGAATTCAGCATTTCACTGGGTATTGCTACAATCAACAGCAGTGCAGAAGATATTGAAGATTGTTTTAATAGGGCAGACAAAAGGATGTATAAAAATAAACTGCAGAAAAAATTTAATAAAAGATTCGATATTTAAATTAAAAAATGCTCCCTCCAGGCTCAAGCTGAGCCGGATAGGAGCACTGTTTTTTTAAAACTATATTATATTCCTCTTTTTCTTAGTCTTTTGATCCTTTCTTCTGTTGGGGGGTGGGTACTAAAGAGCTTTGCCATCCCTTCACTGGAGAGAGGATTCATAATAAACATGTGGGCAGCAGCCTCATTAACCTGCATTGGACTCCTTTGGGAATAACGCTGCATTTTTTCGAGAGCACTTGCAAGGCCTTCAGGATTTCCAGAGATCTGACCACCTTTTTGATCGGCATAATATTCTCGTGAACGAGAAATAGCCATTTTAATCATTATCGCGGCAAGGGGAGCAAAAATAATTGCTAAGAGCTGTACCAGCCCACTACCTTTACCACGTCTGCGGCCAAAAATCATTCTATAACGTCCCATTCTGGCTAGAAAAGCTAGCGCACCTGCCATCGTTGCAGCCATCGTCTGGATTAAAGTATCACGATTTTTAACATGAGCCAATTCGTGGGCTATTACCCCTTCTAACTCTTCTTCATTGAGTAGATTTAAGATACCTTCTGTAACTGCAACTGCAGCATGAGAAGGATTTCTACCTGTTGCAAAAGCATTTGGCTGTTGTGAAGGAGTAAGATAAATATCAGGCATAGGAATATTGGCATTTCTACTTAACTTCCTCACTATTTTATAAACTTGAGGAGCTTGATCCTCACTTAAAGGTTGCGATTTCGTCATTTTAATAGCAATTTTATCACTTTTCCAGTAGCTGATAAAGTTGATCACCATGGCAAAAACAAAAGCCATAATAAGGCCATCCTCACCAGCAATTAAACCTCCTAAGAAAAGGAAGATAAGGGTTAAAGAAAACATCAGTAAAAATGTTTTTATACGGTGCATAATAAAACCTCCTTTTAAATCTAATTTATTTAAATTATCATGAATTTCCATTAATTCTAAATCAATATATTTCTACCTAATATAATTTTAACTTAAAAATGCTAATAATACAAATTAGAATCTGATTAAAAAAAGCCTAAAAGTTCTATCATTTGCCTTGATTTTTTGCTATAATTACTATAGTTAGGCTTAAAATAACTGAAATTTTAGTTTTTAATTTAAAGAGGGAGGATATATATGACAGAAAAATTAAAAGTTGGTGTAATTGGGGTCGGCAGTATGGGAGAACATCATGTTAGAAATTATCTCTCATTAAAACATTTATGTGAATTTATAGGTATTTATGATAATGATCAGAAAAGAGTAGAAGGGATTGCTCAAAGCTATGGAGTAAAAAGTTATGGTGATCTGGAAACTCTATTTGCTGAGGTTGATATTATAAATATTGCTACTCCAACTTCTACCCATTACGATATTGCAATGGCGGCTTTAGAAAGAAATGTTCATGTTTTAATAGAAAAACCGATTACAGCTGAGATTGCAGAAGCTGAAGAAATTATAAAAAAGGCTGAACAAAAAGGTCTGGTAGTTCAGGTTGGTCATATTGAGAGATTTAATCCGGCGGTACTGGCCTTACCAGAGGTCTTAAAAGATAAAAAAGTAATAGCTCTTGATAGCAAAAGGCTGGGTCCCTATGATCCCCGTATAAGTGATACCGATGTTATTCAGGATTTAATGATTCATGACATAGATGTAGTCAATTCTATCGTTTCCGGTCCAATTTCTGATATTGAAGCTTATGGAAAAATAACTCATTCTGATGGATTGATCGATTATGCTGTAGCAAATATGGTGATGAGCAATGGTGCGGTTGCCACCCTAACGGCAAGTAGAATAACTCAAAAAAAGGTGAGAGAGTTGACGATCACAACCGAAGACTCATATATTGAGCTGGATTATCTACAGAGAAAAATTCTGGTGACAAAGAAGAGAGAATTGCTCGGTGGCAAGAAAAAACAGCCTAAAACAGAGCTGGAAGAAATAATAGTTGAAGAAAAAGAACCACTTAAAAGCCAGCTGAAACATTTTATTAATTCAATAAAAAATGGAACACGACCTCTGATAGATGCAAATGATGCTCTGGAAGCACTAAGTTTAACTAAAAAAATTCAAAAAAGAATCTATAGTAAAGGAAGGAAGTAGAGATATATGATATCAATCGCCCAACCTCTGGTTAATAAAAAAGAAAAAGAACTGGTTTTAGAAGTAATGGACAGTGGAATGTTAGCTTCTGGTTCATATGTGAATAATTTCTCCAAAAACTTTGCCGATTTTATCGGTTGTGATTATGGAGCTGCAGTTTCGAGTGGAACAACAGCCTTACATACAGCATTACTTGCCGCAGGTATTGGTGAAGGAGATAAGGTGATAACAACACCTTTTACCTTTATTGCCAGCTCAAATTCTATACTTTATACAGGAGCAGAACCTGTTTTTGTCGACATAAAAGAAGATAGTTATAACATAGATCCCGAAAAAATAGAGGCTGCCCTGAAAAAAGATCCAGATATTAAAGCTCTGCTGATAGTTCACCTCTTCGGTTTAAGCTGTGATATGGACAAAATAATGGAGCTGGTAGAAAAATATGATCTGATTTTAATAGAAGATTGTGCACAGGCCCATGGAGCGGAGTTTGATGGTAAAAAAGTCGGTAGTTTTGGTGATCTTTCAACCTTTAGCTTTTATCCAACCAAAAATATGACAACTGGTGAAGGTGGAATAGTATTAACAAATCAGGAAGAATTACATCAGAAGGCTGCCAAAATAATTAATCATGGTCAGTCAAAAAAATACAGCCATGATATTCTGGGTTATAACTTCAGGATGACAAATCTGGCTGCAGCAATAGGTTTAGCTCAGCTAGAAAAGTTAGCAGCTTTTAACCAGAAAAGAATAGAGAATGGAGAATTTTTTAATCAAAACTTAGCAGATCTCGATTGGCTGACAATACCATCTAAAGCAGCTAATAAAAAACATGTTTACCATCAGTACACATTAAGAGTAAAAGATCGGGCTGATTTTGCCAGCTACTTAAGTGAAAATGGGGTAGGTAACAGTATTCACTATCCTTCTGCAGTTACCCAACAGCCCTATTATAAAAAGCTTGGTTATGGAGAACTCAGTTTTGAAGTCACAGAAAAAGTAGCAGCAGAAATCATCTCAATACCTGTCCATCCTGCTTTAAGTAATGAAGAACTTCAGAAAATTGTAGATCTAATCAAAGCCTATAAATAGATTAACTCTCAACAGTAAAAATTCTGATTTTAGAGCTTAAATGACACAAAAATTATAAAAAAAAGCAAAAATATCACAAATTTCGACTTTTTAGCTATATTTTTAGCTTTAAATATGTTATAATAATTCTACAGCTAAATAATTAATAATAATAATAGATTAAAGCAAAATAATTTAATTAAAGATATTAAAAATTAAACAGGGTAATTTCAGATTATAATTCAGAGGATTTAAGTAATTTGGAAAAAGCCCTGTTTTTTATTTATCAACTTTGTGAAAAATGTCTTAAATTGGAATTGTGATTAAAAAATGGAGGGAATACAAAAATGGAGGGGATACAAATGGATTTTAAATTAAAAAAAGTTGATGAGATCAGCAGAGAATTGTCTGAGTTTGCTGAAGTGTTGGTTAAAATGAGTGAAAAATCCGAATTTAATAAAATGACAGAAGATTGTTCAAATTATTCTCTCGATCAAAAGCTGGATAAAATTGAGGCAGACTTAGAAGTATTACGGACAAGAATCATGTATGATGAAATTCTAAAAAAAGTTAATACACTTAATATAGAGCATTTAAAAAAACAGTATCAGAAATTGAATAGATACCATTAGTGGACCTCACCACCCAAATAAATAGA contains:
- a CDS encoding pirin family protein, giving the protein MKADKISAVKKAEGAGAEVNRLFPNRSRSDFHDPFVLLDEFFVEPPNEFAPHEHRGFEAITYMLEGHFIHEDNLGNKAEVGPGGIQAFNAGKSITHSEKPGPEGLSRGIQLWINLPQNMKNSEPGYQTIKADQIEEESTSDLLIRKIAGQDSKLELQTEIEYLDIKVKNDTKFHDKLKTDQVGVVYLINGKIEGEYDLAAREGLLIEAGEEISLDFKEGSRLIFLKGKPHHQAIKLRGSFVE
- a CDS encoding PAS domain S-box protein; translation: MDQNIVIIAAKKNIEEKIESLVLQMDNIIEASFSSAEQAAAYILANPGKVDLIILSSFYEDGIFSYQIAEKIKSKYELPIIFLNDGAQSFNSKAKLKNGDLVLSLPENKTELEIFKYNIKKFINNFKIKQQCQLKQYSLDSLSAHIAVLDQKGVIKYTNKAWDDFGRENGLEPAQSGVGINYLELLEKAAEAENSSDILAGLKSVINQEKDLFTFEYPCHSLFEERWFKLRATPFKGKGAFAAVVAHENITQRKLAEKELEVLNKEYENIFENVQNSIFLLNVETGEKITYQRLNSLEENLTGIKTGAIKGKTPVEAFGEDLGSKIEKRYRKCLRKKESIEYEEKIELPGGLRYWLTKLNPIIIDGKVEKIVGTSLDITESKQKEAKLEAIFKASQNISFIITEATDDKRDSVIREFSPGAENIFGYSREEMIDSSVSKLHSREETRQFPNMHALIEDGKSWSDEVVLVRKNGERFPALFTVFPLGDYADKKLLTLGVTVDISERKEVEEKLKKSKKLYQGLIESQNDLIVRVDSENRFNYVNDAYCELFGKNRKELIGSKFTPLVHEDDLESTLEAMKDLNKPPYRAYMEQRAMTVDGWRWISWEDNAILNEMGEITEIQGVGRDITELKETEKALKESQRKLEQLIAQTTAVIYSYQIVDGELEITYLNENVENILGFKPEDFIGEEEFHLSCVHPEDREILKEKIEKTTIKDISIDEYRFKDKQGNYYWLYDQQKVISRKGGVIKVIGSWLDYTAEHEKHKEKIDKLLYKDVLTGLNNRKYFEENEIIKVIDQKNNLPLSVIKADINGLKLINDSYGDELGDQYLIKATQILEESVPEQAVMARWGGDEFLILLPKTDKVEVQAIMNEIRTKMDRSFIKDIPISMGLGTATKFDIGQEMETVLTEADDLMYQNKLLEKRSAKSKIVESIINALAAKSDETKDHAVRMSKNARELGRRLGLDNSELDKLSLLAKLHDIGKTTISEEILTKPGKLNQKEWEIMKTHPKMGFKIASASSEFAVVAEEILSHHERWDGSGYPRGLKGEEIPYLARIISIIDAYDVMTNERPYTKAINEIDALAEVKRCAGSQFDPQIAEEFIAMLSGE
- a CDS encoding CoA-binding protein is translated as MNDREKTLEMKNWAVVGATDKKNKFGYKIYKKLKNHNYNVYPVNPNLETIDGDQCYPDLASVPVEIDVVDMVVNPRIGIKVMENIKTEGINYVWLQPGTRSSQIRDFAKNNKITIVESCVLINLD
- a CDS encoding sensor domain-containing diguanylate cyclase; this encodes MPWILVLSAKKILDSLIEGAFLFDKAKNIIYLNKNAVRITGYNLAELQKLEDFYELIKDPAVKEDICCHLGQEDYYGIVSIRDKFASEKFVEIKFCFLENRLYLITMVDITFRIKKEAELKNIENKFRLAVKGAKIGVWEWEEQKGYSLLNPEDMNFFHFRAGFQKLDEKLLLKNIYFDDRKRVAAEIDKIVNQNKDYLEVEYRVKSKNGDWKWIRNLARVYERGEDNKALKIIGIYLDIDEQKKIERKITELSLKDELTGLYNRRFFNEEIARLKNSRDYPITILVGDIDDLKQINDSCGHNAGDDYIKLTAKILKNNLRAADIVARIGGDEFAVILPKTNWAIAEEICERIKNEYKQINHCSDSEKEFSISLGIATINSSAEDIEDCFNRADKRMYKNKLQKKFNKRFDI
- the htpX gene encoding zinc metalloprotease HtpX, coding for MHRIKTFLLMFSLTLIFLFLGGLIAGEDGLIMAFVFAMVINFISYWKSDKIAIKMTKSQPLSEDQAPQVYKIVRKLSRNANIPMPDIYLTPSQQPNAFATGRNPSHAAVAVTEGILNLLNEEELEGVIAHELAHVKNRDTLIQTMAATMAGALAFLARMGRYRMIFGRRRGKGSGLVQLLAIIFAPLAAIMIKMAISRSREYYADQKGGQISGNPEGLASALEKMQRYSQRSPMQVNEAAAHMFIMNPLSSEGMAKLFSTHPPTEERIKRLRKRGI
- a CDS encoding Gfo/Idh/MocA family protein; its protein translation is MTEKLKVGVIGVGSMGEHHVRNYLSLKHLCEFIGIYDNDQKRVEGIAQSYGVKSYGDLETLFAEVDIINIATPTSTHYDIAMAALERNVHVLIEKPITAEIAEAEEIIKKAEQKGLVVQVGHIERFNPAVLALPEVLKDKKVIALDSKRLGPYDPRISDTDVIQDLMIHDIDVVNSIVSGPISDIEAYGKITHSDGLIDYAVANMVMSNGAVATLTASRITQKKVRELTITTEDSYIELDYLQRKILVTKKRELLGGKKKQPKTELEEIIVEEKEPLKSQLKHFINSIKNGTRPLIDANDALEALSLTKKIQKRIYSKGRK
- a CDS encoding DegT/DnrJ/EryC1/StrS family aminotransferase, with protein sequence MISIAQPLVNKKEKELVLEVMDSGMLASGSYVNNFSKNFADFIGCDYGAAVSSGTTALHTALLAAGIGEGDKVITTPFTFIASSNSILYTGAEPVFVDIKEDSYNIDPEKIEAALKKDPDIKALLIVHLFGLSCDMDKIMELVEKYDLILIEDCAQAHGAEFDGKKVGSFGDLSTFSFYPTKNMTTGEGGIVLTNQEELHQKAAKIINHGQSKKYSHDILGYNFRMTNLAAAIGLAQLEKLAAFNQKRIENGEFFNQNLADLDWLTIPSKAANKKHVYHQYTLRVKDRADFASYLSENGVGNSIHYPSAVTQQPYYKKLGYGELSFEVTEKVAAEIISIPVHPALSNEELQKIVDLIKAYK